In Immundisolibacter sp., the following proteins share a genomic window:
- a CDS encoding ELM1/GtrOC1 family putative glycosyltransferase encodes MSQAASRSTPPAQAPLLTPVVFEAVAGAAASPLPPVRIFLGTEPAQHRAERVFFHSLKKVRDPARRYEVYRMTRLPGFAQGPWRTGFTNFRFAIPDLAGRHGRAIYNDVDEIYLADPAPLFDLPMGEAGYLALTPADTAVMLLDCARMAEVWTLERAQRLGKKTLLELAAEKPGLWAPLPAQWHARDMEYQPGFTACLHYTALNLQPWHPAPDQYSYHPHPLGELWRDLEREADAAGYEIFSAANPSPAFAGAVARLAAAPRWQLPADVAALAGRPGSVAAVGPLDTSALGAPEVAELTIDALADAKADLVAAARLDQCPADDLPWLIDALFAAAQRAVYLAVAPAAAEEPADTEAWWRARLRAAVRRHPGRAWRLDVLDAAGQRTHGWQAKAPAGMAPTVWRLHGKHAGDNAQIDALAAALGWPSRPHRLRFSPRSRLPGWLKGANRLGLLGSEPALEPPWPDLVIAAGRRSANVARWIVKQSGGRTRSVLLGRPRAPLSTFDLVITTPQYGLPVRSNVLHLPAPLALPATADDATLEAWRARWAALPRPWIGLLVGGDRAPYRIDADAARRLAAAARALAAQRGGSVLATTGPRTMPAAAEALVAALGERAFCHRYVPGQADNPYRALLALADQFIVTGDSASMLAEAAGTGKPLAVFEPPRQSTAAKRLLHWLEQRLGLIERGAGSRGTARQQNRLGRAYDRLLAAGIVDRERDVAAVQRSLGLLTLPAEPAPAQLGPAQRERALADAAVRARELLTAEQRLD; translated from the coding sequence ATGAGCCAAGCCGCCTCGCGGTCGACCCCGCCGGCACAAGCGCCCCTGCTCACCCCGGTGGTTTTCGAGGCGGTGGCCGGGGCCGCCGCCAGTCCGTTGCCGCCGGTGCGCATCTTTCTTGGCACCGAACCGGCCCAGCACCGGGCCGAGCGGGTGTTTTTCCACTCCCTGAAAAAGGTCCGCGATCCGGCGCGCCGGTACGAGGTGTACCGCATGACGCGCCTGCCGGGCTTCGCGCAGGGCCCGTGGCGCACCGGCTTCACCAACTTCCGCTTCGCCATTCCGGATCTGGCCGGTCGCCACGGGCGCGCGATCTACAACGACGTTGACGAGATTTACCTGGCCGACCCGGCGCCGCTGTTCGACCTGCCGATGGGCGAGGCCGGCTATCTGGCCCTGACCCCGGCCGATACCGCCGTGATGCTGCTCGACTGCGCGCGCATGGCCGAGGTGTGGACGCTCGAGCGCGCGCAGCGCCTGGGCAAGAAGACGCTGCTGGAACTGGCGGCCGAGAAGCCCGGCCTGTGGGCGCCGCTGCCGGCGCAGTGGCACGCGCGCGACATGGAGTACCAGCCGGGCTTCACCGCCTGCCTGCATTACACGGCGCTGAACCTGCAGCCGTGGCACCCCGCGCCGGACCAGTATTCCTACCACCCGCACCCGCTGGGCGAGCTGTGGCGCGACCTGGAGCGCGAGGCCGATGCCGCCGGCTACGAGATTTTTTCCGCCGCAAACCCGAGCCCGGCCTTTGCCGGCGCGGTGGCCCGTCTGGCAGCGGCGCCGCGCTGGCAGTTGCCAGCCGATGTCGCTGCGCTGGCCGGTCGCCCGGGCAGCGTGGCGGCGGTGGGACCGCTCGATACCAGCGCGCTGGGCGCGCCCGAGGTGGCGGAGCTGACGATCGATGCGCTCGCCGACGCCAAGGCCGACCTGGTCGCCGCGGCTCGCCTGGATCAGTGCCCGGCGGACGATCTGCCGTGGCTGATCGACGCCCTGTTCGCCGCCGCTCAGCGCGCCGTCTACCTGGCCGTGGCGCCGGCCGCTGCCGAAGAGCCGGCGGATACCGAGGCCTGGTGGCGGGCACGCTTGCGCGCCGCCGTGCGCCGCCACCCTGGCCGCGCCTGGCGGCTCGACGTGCTGGATGCCGCCGGCCAGCGAACGCACGGCTGGCAGGCCAAGGCGCCCGCCGGCATGGCACCGACCGTGTGGCGGCTGCACGGCAAGCACGCCGGCGACAACGCGCAGATCGACGCCTTGGCCGCCGCCCTCGGCTGGCCGAGTCGGCCGCACCGCCTGCGCTTCTCGCCGCGGTCACGTCTGCCCGGCTGGCTCAAGGGCGCGAACCGGCTGGGCCTACTCGGCAGCGAGCCGGCGCTCGAACCGCCGTGGCCGGACCTGGTCATCGCCGCCGGCCGGCGCAGCGCCAACGTGGCGCGCTGGATCGTCAAACAAAGCGGCGGGCGCACGCGCAGCGTGCTGCTGGGCCGGCCGCGGGCACCGCTGTCGACCTTCGATCTGGTGATCACCACGCCGCAGTACGGTCTGCCGGTGCGCAGCAACGTGCTGCACCTGCCGGCACCGCTGGCGCTGCCCGCCACCGCCGACGACGCCACGCTGGAGGCCTGGCGCGCGCGCTGGGCGGCACTGCCGCGGCCATGGATCGGCCTGTTGGTGGGCGGCGACCGCGCGCCGTACCGGATCGATGCCGACGCCGCCCGGCGGCTGGCCGCGGCAGCACGGGCGCTCGCCGCCCAGCGCGGCGGCAGCGTGCTCGCCACAACCGGCCCGCGCACCATGCCGGCGGCGGCCGAGGCGCTGGTCGCGGCGCTCGGCGAGCGCGCCTTCTGCCACCGCTATGTGCCGGGGCAGGCGGACAACCCGTACCGCGCCTTGCTGGCACTGGCCGACCAGTTCATCGTCACCGGCGACAGCGCCTCGATGCTGGCCGAGGCGGCGGGCACCGGCAAACCGCTCGCGGTGTTCGAACCGCCCCGCCAAAGCACCGCCGCCAAGCGCCTGCTGCACTGGCTCGAACAGCGCCTGGGCCTTATCGAGCGCGGCGCCGGCAGCCGCGGCACGGCTCGGCAGCAAAACCGCCTGGGCCGCGCCTATGACCGCCTGCTGGCGGCCGGCATCGTCGATCGCGAGCGCGATGTCGCCGCCGTGCAGCGCAGCCTGGGACTGCTCACCCTGCCGGCCGAGCCCGCGCCGGCGCAACTCGGGCCGGCGCAGCGGGAGCGAGCGCTCGCCGACGCCGCCGTGCGGGCGCGCGAATTGCTGACTGCCGAACAACGCCTCGACTGA
- a CDS encoding aminotransferase class I/II-fold pyridoxal phosphate-dependent enzyme, which translates to MALFDKLASAAAVRRDVISSGGLVPFGVTVERIVSPTEGMVAGRRVILGGTNNYLGLTFDPECIEAGAAALRSEGTGTTGSRMANGSYAGHLALEHELAQFYGWPQAIVFSTGYLANLGMIGALAAPGDVLVIDGDCHASIYDGCKLSGAEVIRFRHNNAADLDRRLARLGERAQNALVIVEGIYSMLGDQAPLADIAAATHRHGALLMVDEAHSLGVLGANGRGLCEAAGVMDSVDFVVGTFSKSLGGVGGFCVSPHAELGLVRYTSRPYIFTASPSPATIASTRTALAALRSRPQLRQRLWHNVSRLHAGLTAMGLPPAAEPSPVLAVLRDSRDQALADWQQLLDAGVYVNLMVPPATPGGISLLRCSISAAHTDAQIDQILAAFRALPGAGHAVAGQAALA; encoded by the coding sequence ATGGCTCTGTTCGACAAACTCGCGAGCGCTGCCGCGGTTCGCCGCGACGTGATCAGCTCCGGCGGCCTGGTGCCGTTCGGCGTCACCGTGGAGCGCATCGTGTCGCCCACCGAGGGCATGGTCGCCGGCCGTCGGGTGATCCTGGGCGGCACCAACAACTACCTTGGGCTGACCTTCGACCCCGAGTGCATCGAGGCCGGTGCCGCCGCGCTGCGCAGCGAGGGCACCGGCACCACCGGTTCGCGCATGGCCAACGGCAGCTACGCCGGCCACTTGGCGCTGGAACACGAACTGGCACAGTTCTACGGCTGGCCCCAGGCGATCGTGTTCTCGACCGGCTACCTGGCCAACCTGGGCATGATCGGCGCGCTGGCCGCGCCGGGCGACGTGCTGGTCATCGACGGCGACTGCCACGCCAGCATCTACGACGGCTGCAAGCTGTCCGGGGCGGAAGTCATCCGCTTCCGGCACAACAATGCCGCCGATCTTGACCGCCGTCTGGCCCGCCTGGGCGAGCGCGCCCAAAATGCCTTGGTCATCGTCGAGGGTATTTACAGCATGCTGGGTGACCAGGCGCCACTGGCCGATATTGCCGCGGCCACACACCGCCACGGCGCCCTGCTGATGGTGGACGAGGCGCACTCGCTGGGCGTGTTGGGTGCCAACGGCCGGGGCCTGTGCGAAGCCGCCGGCGTGATGGACAGCGTCGATTTCGTGGTCGGTACCTTCAGCAAGAGCCTGGGCGGGGTCGGCGGTTTCTGCGTCAGCCCGCACGCCGAGCTTGGCCTGGTGCGCTACACCAGCCGGCCGTACATCTTCACCGCCTCGCCCTCGCCGGCCACCATCGCCTCCACCCGCACCGCGCTGGCTGCGCTGCGCAGCCGCCCGCAGCTGCGCCAGCGGCTGTGGCACAACGTGTCGCGCCTGCACGCGGGCCTGACCGCGATGGGTCTGCCGCCGGCGGCCGAGCCGAGCCCGGTGCTGGCGGTGCTGCGGGACAGCCGCGACCAGGCCCTGGCCGACTGGCAGCAGTTGCTGGATGCCGGTGTGTACGTGAACCTCATGGTGCCGCCAGCCACGCCGGGCGGCATCAGCCTGCTGCGCTGCAGCATCAGCGCCGCCCACACCGACGCGCAGATCGACCAAATTCTCGCCGCCTTCCGCGCCCTGCCGGGCGCCGGTCACGCTGTCGCGGGGCAGGCTGCTCTGGCATGA
- a CDS encoding phosphopantetheine-binding protein: protein MAVSAQRILETLQDRLNALTGGKAVSGDTDLVGDLGLDSLQVMELLMEMEDAFDISIPVNVMADVRTVGELAAAVQALLA, encoded by the coding sequence ATGGCAGTCAGCGCACAGCGCATCCTCGAAACCCTGCAGGATCGCCTGAACGCTCTTACCGGCGGCAAGGCGGTCAGCGGCGACACCGATCTGGTCGGCGACCTGGGACTCGATTCCCTGCAGGTCATGGAATTACTGATGGAAATGGAAGACGCATTCGACATCTCGATCCCGGTCAACGTGATGGCCGACGTGCGCACCGTCGGCGAGCTTGCCGCCGCCGTGCAAGCCCTGCTCGCCTGA
- a CDS encoding NAD-dependent epimerase/dehydratase family protein — MTDAGSGTVAITGASGFVGAALAHHLASQGWRLRLLVRPGSQDRLPRIDGAQVVTGSLGDANALRQLLDGAPALVHCAGAVRGLTRADFDRVNVDGVQALLDATDAAQRVVHISSLAARHPGLSHYAASKLAGEQRVIDQLPPQRRVVLRPPAIYGPGDRELRPLLDRMMRGLALLPGPPGARFSLLHVHDLARAVGCLLAGDAGWGQTHEPDDGHRPGYGWQDLLDAVARLRGAPVRAVRVPGPLLSALGACNELAARLAGRAPMLSRGKARELRWPDWLAGGNASLLGCGWRPEITLDQGLRDTLG, encoded by the coding sequence TTGACTGACGCCGGCAGCGGAACGGTCGCCATCACCGGCGCCAGCGGTTTCGTCGGCGCTGCCCTGGCCCACCATCTGGCCAGCCAGGGTTGGCGTTTGCGGCTGCTGGTGCGGCCGGGCTCGCAAGACCGCCTGCCCCGGATCGACGGTGCGCAGGTCGTCACCGGATCACTGGGCGACGCGAATGCCCTGCGGCAGTTGCTGGACGGCGCCCCGGCACTGGTGCACTGCGCCGGGGCGGTGCGCGGACTGACGCGCGCCGACTTCGACCGCGTCAATGTCGACGGCGTACAGGCGCTGCTGGACGCCACCGACGCGGCCCAGCGGGTGGTGCACATCTCGTCGCTGGCGGCGCGTCATCCCGGCCTGTCGCACTACGCCGCCAGCAAGCTGGCCGGCGAGCAGCGGGTGATCGACCAACTGCCGCCCCAGCGGCGGGTCGTGCTGCGCCCGCCGGCGATCTACGGCCCGGGCGACCGGGAACTGCGTCCGCTGCTGGACCGGATGATGCGCGGCCTGGCGCTGCTGCCGGGCCCACCGGGGGCTCGATTCTCGCTGCTGCACGTCCACGATCTGGCCCGCGCCGTCGGCTGCCTGTTGGCGGGCGATGCCGGCTGGGGCCAGACCCACGAGCCGGACGACGGCCACCGGCCAGGCTACGGCTGGCAGGATCTGCTGGACGCCGTCGCCCGGCTGCGCGGCGCGCCGGTGCGAGCCGTGCGCGTACCCGGTCCGCTGCTGTCGGCGCTGGGCGCCTGCAACGAACTGGCGGCCCGGCTCGCTGGCCGCGCGCCGATGCTCAGTCGCGGCAAGGCACGCGAGCTGCGCTGGCCGGACTGGCTCGCCGGCGGCAACGCCAGCCTGCTCGGCTGCGGCTGGCGGCCGGAAATCACACTCGATCAGGGGCTGCGGGACACGCTTGGCTGA